From a single Pseudorasbora parva isolate DD20220531a chromosome 15, ASM2467924v1, whole genome shotgun sequence genomic region:
- the rab15 gene encoding ras-related protein Rab-15 isoform X1, with translation MAKQYDVLFRLLLLGDSGVGKTCLLCRFTDNEFHPSHISTIGVDFKMKTLEIDGIKVRIQIWDTAGQERYQTITKQYYRRAQGIFLVYDITSERSFQHIMKWASDVDEYAPEKVQKILVGNKSDEEQKRQVATEQGDKLAKAYGMDFFETSAFTNHNITESFTRLAELVLQANKKDLDLLGGSMNDEFDLAVLEEQEGLCNVSDDTRKSCWC, from the exons ATGGCCAAACAGTATGATGTGCTGTTTAGACTCCTGCTTCTCGGAGACTCCGGTGTCGGCAAAACCTGTTTATTATGCAGATTCACGGACAATGAATTTCATCCCTCTCACATTTCCACCATCG GTGTTGATTTCAAAATGAAGACCTTAGAAATAGATGGCATTAAAGTACGAATACAAATATg GGACACAGCAGGTCAGGAGAGATATCAGACCATCACTAAGCAGTACTACAGAAGAGCACAG GGCATTTTTCTGGTGTATGACATCACAAGCGAGCGCTCGTTCCAGCACATCATGAAGTGGGCCAGTGATGTAGATGAG TATGCCCCTGAGAAGGTGCAAAAGATACTTGTTGGGAACAAGTCTGATGAAGAACAGAAGAGACAGGTAGCTACAGAACAGGGTGATAAG CTTGCCAAGGCTTATGGAATGGACTTTTTTGAGACAAGTGCCTTTACCAACCACAACATTACAGAG TCTTTCACCCGATTGGCTGAATTAGTCTTACAGGCCAATAAGAAGGATCTTGATTTGTTGGGAGGATCCATGAATGATGAGTTTGATCTGGCTGTTTTGGAGGAGCAGGAAGGATTGTGTAATGTTAGCGACGACACCCGTAAGTCCTGCTGGTGCTGA
- the rab15 gene encoding ras-related protein Rab-15 isoform X2, giving the protein MKTLEIDGIKVRIQIWDTAGQERYQTITKQYYRRAQGIFLVYDITSERSFQHIMKWASDVDEYAPEKVQKILVGNKSDEEQKRQVATEQGDKLAKAYGMDFFETSAFTNHNITESFTRLAELVLQANKKDLDLLGGSMNDEFDLAVLEEQEGLCNVSDDTRKSCWC; this is encoded by the exons ATGAAGACCTTAGAAATAGATGGCATTAAAGTACGAATACAAATATg GGACACAGCAGGTCAGGAGAGATATCAGACCATCACTAAGCAGTACTACAGAAGAGCACAG GGCATTTTTCTGGTGTATGACATCACAAGCGAGCGCTCGTTCCAGCACATCATGAAGTGGGCCAGTGATGTAGATGAG TATGCCCCTGAGAAGGTGCAAAAGATACTTGTTGGGAACAAGTCTGATGAAGAACAGAAGAGACAGGTAGCTACAGAACAGGGTGATAAG CTTGCCAAGGCTTATGGAATGGACTTTTTTGAGACAAGTGCCTTTACCAACCACAACATTACAGAG TCTTTCACCCGATTGGCTGAATTAGTCTTACAGGCCAATAAGAAGGATCTTGATTTGTTGGGAGGATCCATGAATGATGAGTTTGATCTGGCTGTTTTGGAGGAGCAGGAAGGATTGTGTAATGTTAGCGACGACACCCGTAAGTCCTGCTGGTGCTGA